A genome region from Cervus elaphus chromosome 18, mCerEla1.1, whole genome shotgun sequence includes the following:
- the LOC122673797 gene encoding olfactory receptor 4A15-like: MEQRNNVTEFVLLGLPQSVQGQRILFVVFLLIYLVMMMGNLLIILTVVFSPTLHVPMYFFLGYLSFLDGVYSTTVTPNMIIDLLCEKKTISFQACMIQLFIGHLFGGADIILLVVMAYDRYVAICTPLHYLTIMNKQVCILLLLLTLVGGFLHGVLHPLFVYNLRYCGPDVIDHFICDMYPLIKLACSDTSITVLTVLANDGAISSVIFTLLLISYGVILHSLKNVSQEGRHKALSTCGSHITVVLLFFVPSTFTYVRPPCTLPIDKYLTVFYTIITPMLNPLIYTLRNGEMKNAMKKLWIRKGK, translated from the coding sequence ATGGAACAAAGGAATAATGTAACTGAATTTGTTCTCTTGGGGCTCCCACAGAGTGTCCAGGGTCAGAGAATATTATTTGTTGTCTTCTTGCTCATCTACCTGGTGATGATGATGGGCAATCTACTCATTATCCTGACTGTGGTGTTCAGTCCAACTCTGCATGTCCCTATGTACTTCTTTCTTGGCTACTTATCATTTCTTGATGGTGTTTATTCTACAACAGTCACTCCAAATATGATTATAGACTTGCTGTGTGAAAAGAAAACCATTTCCTTCCAAGCTTGCATGATCCAACTTTTCATAGGGCACTTGTTTGGTGGTGCTGATATAATACTCCTGGtggtcatggcctatgaccgctacgtggccatctgcacACCCTTGCATTATTTGACCATCATGAATAAGCAGGTTTGTATTCTGTTGCTGCTACTCACTTTGGTTGGTGGGTTTTTGCATGGGGTACTTCATCCTCTCTTTGTTTACAACCTTCGCTATTGTGGCCCCGATGTCATTGACCACTTCATCTGTGACATGTACCCCTTGATAAAACTTGCCTGCTCTGACACCTCCATCACTGTCCTCACAGTGCTGGCCAATGATGGGGCAATCTCCTCGGTCATCTTTACGCTCTTACTCATCTCCTATGGGGTCATCCTGCACTCCCTAAAAAATGTTAGTCAGGAAGGGAGGCACAAAGCCTTGtccacctgtggctcccacatCACTGTGGTGCTCCTCTTCTTTGTGCCCTCTACTTTTACATATGTGAGACCCCCCTGTACTTTACCTATTGATAAATACTTGACTGTGTTTTATACCATTATCACCCCTATGCTGAACCCTCTAATCTATACTCTGAGAAATGGTGAAATGAAAAATGCCATGAAAAAGCTCTGgatcagaaaaggaaagtga